The following is a genomic window from Bacteroidia bacterium.
GAAGGCGCGAATCGTTGCTTTCCCCACCCCCTCGGCTCCTCCGGCGGTACGGAAACCGATATGGCAACCCAGCAACGCCGTCACACCGCCGAAAGCCACAGATTTCACGAGTCCGGATACGATGTCCTTCGTTTCAAAAAAGCGTTCGACACTCCCGAAGAACACTTGTGGCGTGAGATCGAGAAAAAAATTGGCTACGAGAAATGCTCCGCCGAGCGCGATGGCATTGGCGAAAATCACCAGAATGGGCATCATTGCGACGGCGCCGAGGAAGCGTGGCATGGCGAGGTAACGGACGGGATTGATGGCCATGCTCTCGAGCGCGTCGATCTGTTCGGTCACTTTCATGGTCCCGATCTCGGCGGCGATAGAGGCCCCGACGCGCCCGGCGATGACGATGGCTGTGAGTACCGGTCCGAGCTCGATAAAAATTGCGCGACTGACTGCGCCGCCGATAAGGGAAAAACTGATCATGCCCTTGAATTGATACGCCGCCTGCCACGAGGAAACCATACCCGTGAAGAGCCCGATGATGAGCACGAGAGGCAGCGAGCCCACACCGATATGCGCCATCTGTTCGATCAGGAGGTGTCTGTCGCGGTACAATCGATGCGTGCTGCGCATGATTCTTGCGAGCAGACGCGCAATTTCCCCAATTTCCGAGAGGAAGGAGATGGTGCGCCGGCCGAGTCTGTCGATTCCAAAAGTGAGCATAGGGAAATGTAGCATAATCCGCGCGCAGGGGAAAGAGCGCGAGCGCTTGAAACCGCTGTCGAAAAATACGGAGCTTATCGGTAAATCCGGAGTCCTTCGGTGCAGTTTCTGCACATCTCCACGTTCCGACGTCCGCGGAGAATGCGATGGCGAAAATCGTGATAGGGCCCGGACTGCCAAATCTCTTTGAAGGACATATCGTCCAACGAGCCGAGCGGATACTCCGCATCCTTGTCGAAGCAACAGGGCACGACCGTTCCGTCCCAGGTGATGACGCTGCGCTCCCACAGCCGTACACAGCGGTTGTGCATTTTTCCCCGTATGCGCAACGCTCCGTTTACGATATCGTATCTGCGCCACTTGGCAGCATCGGGAAGAAAGCGCTCCGCTCCGTCGATGCCGTATACCTGCATCGTCTTCAACTCGGTCTCGGCATGCACGGAGCGCGCGAAATCCTTCAGGCGCGGGATATGCGCTTCGCTCTGCTTTGTCACCAGCATCTGCAAAACAAGTTCGGTGTGGCAGGCGCGACCGCGTTTCCTCCGCTCCGCATCGACGCTGCGCACCGCATCGAGCGCGCGCTCGAGTGATCCTCCCACGCGGTACTCCTCGTACACCTCCTGCGTCATCCCGTCAATGGAGACGATGAGCCGGTCGAGGCCGGCATCGAGAAGTTGCCCGATGACTTCAGGACGCAGATAGTGCGCATTTGTACTCACCGCCGTGTACATGCGTCTTTCGTGCGCATGCCGCAGCATATCGGCGAGACGATTGTTGATGAAGGGCTCTCCCTGGAAAAACAGTTGGAGATAAAACACCTCACCCGCAACCTCTTCCACGATTGCCGAAAAGCGATCCATGCTCAGTAAGCCCTGCGGACGCGTCATGGCGCCATTGCCGGAGGGACATTCCGGACATTTCAGATTGCAGCGGTTGGTCGGCTCTATGGTCAAGGTGTACGGCAGGCCCCACACGATGCTGCGGGACGTCCATGCAGACAGACGAAACGAGACGAAAATCCTGAGAAGATTCCAGACGCGTCTTGCCGTGACGCAGCGCAAGAGATTCCTTGCCGTGCGCAGCGTCATGACGGGAGCTTTCTGCAAAGGAGATACCAGGTGGGATTGATCCGGCGGTTGAAGAAACCGGGCTCGTCGTTCACCATGCCGAGAGCCGCGCGGTACATCCCGCTGCGACGGAGAAATGCCACAGCCCGCACATGCCAGGTACTCCAGACCAGTGCGTCCGGCTGCTCGAAGAGGGCCTTCGCAACGCGCGTATTGATGAAGCGGAACGAAAATCCACTGTGCTGCAGCGCATCCGAGAACGCAGCGAGCGAGAAGAGCTCCGCCAAATCGTCGCGCTCCGCCTCCGAGGGGCGCTTTGCGCGCAGGAGTGTACGGAGCTCGGCGCGCTTTTTCGTCGCCGCAAACGGCAACCCGAAATGCGGATCGGCGACGAGATTCAGCACCGAATCCCTGTTCGGCGTGCTCATGTACAGCAGCCCGTCGTCGCACAGAACACGATGCATTTCGCGCAATACCCCGAGGGCATCGGTGACATGCTCGATCACGTCCTGCAGTATGATCAGGTGAAAGGACTTATCGGGATAGGGCAGCGACGCTATGTCGGCGTGTTCGATTTCCAGGGAGGGACAGGTGGCGGAAAGTTCTCCCAGCCGTGCTGGATCGCGATCCACCGCAATGACGTCCGCACCGCGCTCGCAGAGCGCGATGCTGGTGCCGCCGTATCCGCAGCCGGCATCGAGTGCGACTGCTTCGGAGAAATTGACCTCGGGGGACAGCAGATCGCAGATCATGCGTCCGCGGAGTACGGCCCTTTCTCTTGCGCGCCCCCAGCGCTGTGCGTCCGAAGGATGCGCGTCGTGTTTTTGTATGGTGATGATTGCTTCGTTCATGAACGGTTACCAGCGTTGAGGCCTGAAGAATGAGGCAATACCGGCAAGAGCCGAAAATACGACATGAAAGCATTCGAGGCCAGCAAGTGACGTTCGGCGTGCTTCCATTCCCAGCAAGCGTGTGACCGGCATCATGAATCCTGCGTTGTAATGCAGCATCCACAGGAGGCCGATTTGTGGGAGCGCCGCCGCCATGAATTGCCCGTGCAGCAGGAAGAGTATGGTCAGGATGATTGCCAGAGGAAAGACCGACACCTGTGATGCCACAATGATGCCAAGCAAGAGGGCGGCCTTGCCGCTGTACGCGCCCGACACGCGATAATGCCGCATTTTTTGTCGGACAAGACTCGAGAATTCACCCGGCGCATCGGAGCGCACGAAAGCATTCGCCTCCGTGCATGCGGCAATCCGCGCTCCCGAAGCGGCGAATTGCTGGAGCAGAAGGTCGTCGTCCCCACCAAGCCATCTTCCCACAGCGGGCAGGCCATCGCAGCGGGTGTACAGCGATTTTCTGTAACCCCAGTTACGACCGCTGGCCATGTACGGAACGCCGTGTGCCGTGGCGGCTATCATGAAGGCGGCGGTGCGGCATGCTTCATAGGCGGAATAGCGCTCCGTGAAACCTTTACCGCCTTCCAGGGGTGCGGGTGCGACCACGACCTCGGCACCTGCCGCAAATACGCGGTGCAAGCCGGCAATCCAACCGGGTTCGGGACGGCAGTCCGCATCGGTGAACAGCAAGATATCCGTGTGCGCCGCATGAATGGCGAGATGCAGGGCATGTTTTTTTGGTGACAGGCCTTCCGGCGTGCTGTCGATGCGCAGAATATCCAACCGAAGATCGCCGGCGTGGGCGCGGGCGATCTCCGCCGTGCCGTCGCTGCTGCGATCGTCGGCGATGATGACGCGTATACGATCCGCCGGGTAATCCTGTGCGCGGATAGCGTCGAGAACACGGACGATATTCGATCGCTCATTATGCGCCGCGATAATGATTGTGACATCTTCCGCTTCAGCCGACGGCAGCATGACACGCAATGCGCGGAACCACCCATTGGACACGAGGGCAAAACTCAGTGAGGAAAGAAGCAGCAAACAGACAAAGAGGACGATCAATGTTGTCATGAGCGCATGCCGTCCTTTGATTCCGTATCGTCGGCCGCGTGGAGGTACAGCGTGAGACGCTGCGCCGTGAGACGGGGGTTGAGTCGTCCCTCGCCCAGGCGCATAATCTCACCCATGAGCGCGGTAAACACCTTCGTGCGGCCTGCGCGCCAGGCCGTCACCAGAGTGTCGTGCTGTCTCATCCCTTCGAGGATACAGCGGTCCACAAAATTTTCATCTGATATCTGCATCGCACCGAGTCGTGTTGCCGCCACTTCGGCGGGCGCGCCTGTGGTCAGCATTTCGTGGACAACCCGTTTTGCCGCAGTATCACTGAGCCGCTCGTGGAGAATCAGGAGCAGGAGATCGGCGAAGGCTGCCGGCCGTAATGCGAAGGTCTGCCAGCCGCCTCCGTACGCATCACGTTTCGTTGTCAATTCGCCCTGCATCCATCGGGCCGTCAGCGCCGCCCGCTCCGGGGACGCGGCGTCAAACGCCGCGAGGGTTTCCTCAAAGTACTCCGCCGCATCCGGCTCGGCGCAGAGAAATGCCGCCTGCCCTGGTGGAAGTGCGTACTGTTGCCGGAATCGCGTTTCGAGATCCAGAGGGAGTTCGCACAGCCCGTCACGACAATGCGCCAGCATCTCTTCAGTGATGGTAATGGGGGGGAGGTCCGGTTCAGGCGCATAGCGGTACTCGTACTCCCGTTCCTTCGTGCGCATGATCGTACCGGAGGCGCTCCCTTCATCCCAATGTATGGTTCGGGCAGCGCGAGGATCCATCCGCATGGCGTTCGCAAGCCGATGTCCCTCCCAATTGATGGCGTCACGGATCGCCGCGAAAGAATTGAGATTTTTTATCTCGCTTCGTCCCGTGTCTGTATCTACTCCGTATGACACGTTCACATCGCAGCGAAACGAACCGGCTTCCATTTTACCGTCGCAGACGCCCAGAAAAAGCAGAATACGTCGCAATTCGCGTGCTGCGGCCACGGCATCGTCCGCGCATTTCAGGTCCGGTGCGGTAACGATTTCCAGCAGCGGGATACCGCAGCGGTTGTAATCCACGATGGCCTCGCCGTCGCGATGGGTGAGCTTCGCCGCATCCTCTTCGACATGGAGCCTCCAGAGTCGGAGTTCACGCACAGCGCCGTGCGCGACTCTGAAACGCAATACCCCCCCTGTGAAAAGAGGGTGTTCAAACTGCGTAATCTGGTACCCTTTGGGAAGATCCGGATAGGAGTAGAGCTTGCGGGAAAACGCTACGCTGCGGTGTACATCGGCATCGAGCGCCATGCCCGCGAGCAGGGCCACTTCGATCATACGACGATTCACCACCGGGAGTGTGCCGGGCAGCCCCAGACAGACAGGACAGACGTTGGTATTCGATGCTACGGTCACATCATTTGCACAGGTGCAGAATGCCTTGCTGCGGGTGCGCAGACGCGCGTGTATTTCGAGACCGATGCGGAGACCTTTTTCCGCGGAGGCGGGTGTGTTCATGCCGCCTCCGGAGTTCTGGCGGTCTGTTCATTTTGTGCGGCTGCGGCAATGCGCGCACGGTTTACCGGCCCCAGCAGAAAAAGATTCGCACCCATGCGTCCCGTGAGCAGCGCAATGGAGGCCGCAATCGCCCCGATTGCATCGAAGTGCACAATGGCGGTATAAAGCACGATCAGAATCAGGACGACCTCGACAATGGTCGCTGTCGTCATAGTGCCGGTACGCTTGCTCACGACGAGTATCGCACGCTGGAATGAGAGCAGTACCGATGTTGCGGGCATAATCACGAGCAACTGCGTCGGCAGCAGGGCGAAGAGCGCAAGATCCTCGTTCAAACCGGAAAGCTGACGAAACCACAGATGCGCCACGGGTGTGAAGGCAACCAATGCCAGTCCCGCAGCCGCGGCCAGACTCAACCCGAGAGCAAAATTCCGTACAGGCAAGTAGTGTCGAAGCTTCGATCCGAGTTGTGACACCGCCACTTCCTGATACGAGAGACCGAAGCTGCGAAAAATGAATACCAGGGAATTGATGACGGGCATGACGGCGAGTGATTCCAGCGGCATGCGGCTCTGGCCGAGGAAGAACGCCACCATGGGATGCACCCCCAGCGCAAGGATGGATGTCAGTGCCAGGGGATAATAAAAACGCACAATGCCGGGATACTCCGGCACATCGGATGTATCCTCATCACTGTCACGCAACATCCTGATCGTTCCGTGAACCATGAAGCGTGAGGCGACCGCTTCAAACACCACTCCCACGGAAAGTGCGGCTGTGGCGACCACCGCGCCGGGGAGCGACGTTGAGAGCGCGAGAAGAAGCGCCGTCGCGCTCATCGCCACGAGGCGGATCATCGTGCCCCAGGCCACGCGCCGCGTTAAGTTGGAGCGGATCAGCAAGCCCTGATAGAAGCGACGAAATCCAATGGCTGCGGGCCAGGGCAGCAATAATGCCGTGGCGGTGTGCGTAATGCGCGCCACTTCCGTCGGCAGCTTCATCAGATCTTCCGTCACGACACGGAACACCGGCGGAAGTACCAGCACCACCATGAGCACCGTGATGCCGATGTTCAGCACGGCGGTGAAATTGCGCAACCGCACATAGGAGAGCTTCCCTTTGACCAGGGCTGTCGACGCCGTCATCATCATGATGATGGGAGACTCGATGATGAGAGCGAGACTGAACGCCACGCCATAGGCCGCAAGATTGTACTTGGCCTCGGCCATGCGCGCGATTACGGCCGCAAGGAAGGGGCCCTCGACGGACATCATCTGCCAGGTGGCGAGCAGAGGCAGCCAGAAGGTCAGAATCCGCCGTGGCGTTGGTATCTGTACCGTTGAATCGTGCGAGCGCATGGTGAGGAGGGATAGAAAGGAGAATCGTTCAGTGCTTCCCGGCTGATCTGCGGCAACCGGGGCGTTGTGGAGGCGTCGGTGTCATTGACGCTCCACAACGAGAAATGTGACATCGTCATCAATGAGGCGCATGTCCTGGAAGGATGCCACCGCCTGATAGAGCTGTCCGGCGATGTCCTGCGCCGAACCCCGCGCAGCAGCGAAGGACGCGCTCAACCGTCCGAGCCCATACTCGTTGCCGTCCGCATTCCCGGCCTCAATGATTCCGTCCGTACAGAGGAGCAGCACATCCTCTTGCCTGAAATCGAGGCGGGACGCCTGATACGTCGAATGCGTGAACACGCCCAGGGGACGTCCCGCCGCCGGGGCGGCAGTGATGTGGCCATCACCTCGTCGATGCAGCAGTGCCGGATGCGCGGCGGAGACATACTGCACCCCCTCAGGTCCGAAATCCAGCAGTACTCCGGTCGCGTAGAGCACGTCCTCGCGCGATTGCAATATGCCGCAGAGCAGGCGGTTCAGCTCGGAAAAGCGGCGGGAAATGTCCTTCTCATCCCTCAGCTCCGTCATTATAACGCTGAGCAGCGCCGCGAGCAGACCTGCATGCAGTCCGTGACCGGACATATCCATCAGCCACAGGTGCATACCCCCGTCGTCCGAATCTTCCCACCCAAAAAGATCCCCACTCAAATGACAAAAGGATTCCAGCACCGCGGTCACTCGGAAATGCTCCGATCGTGGTGCGTGTTTCGGGAGCAGCGCATGCTGCAGCTGATGCGCCCGCTCCAACAGAGGATCCATTTCGGGGAAGGTGTGCGGTTGATAGAAAAAATATTGCGCGGGGCCGGCAAGACTCTTTCGGGATCGTTCCATCGAATCCGGAGGGCACCACTGTGGTTCATTCGCGACGTCTATCTGTTCGAGAAGTTCATGCAATGCCTCGCCCACCGTGGCACGCGACAGTCGGTAATCGAGGTTCATGAACGTTGAAGCGGTATGGAGGAGACGGAGCATGTCAGGAGCAATGAGTGATATGGCCTCTTGGAAAATGGATAATTGCCATGAGAAAACGAAAAAGCGGATGCTGGCGGCAGGCTGAGCAGCAAGAGGCTGATCATTGTGACGGGTTTCGGTTCTTCCAGGATGACGCGATGTCGCCTGCGAAATCGACCGGTGTTCGCCTTGGCGGATGATGGATACACTCGGCTGACGCCGTTGTCTGTCTTTTCTTGAGGTTCCACCGGATGTCTGTACCAGGCGTGCGTGGTGACGTGTGCATGCGGTAATGCGGTCTCGGCCGAACGCGACATTTTTCTTGCATCATATCCCCCGGCGTGCTAATATCAGATATAACATATCCTAAATATCGGTCACGACACCAACGTACAGGGCCACTCTTCTCAACAAAGAACGGAGGTTGCCATGCGACTTCATCACAACGCGCAACAGCAATGGGGATACTGCGTACGGAAGCTCTTCACGAAAGGACGCCGTGCGCGCGCGTTCGTCGGTGTGTTC
Proteins encoded in this region:
- a CDS encoding ABC transporter permease, whose product is MLTFGIDRLGRRTISFLSEIGEIARLLARIMRSTHRLYRDRHLLIEQMAHIGVGSLPLVLIIGLFTGMVSSWQAAYQFKGMISFSLIGGAVSRAIFIELGPVLTAIVIAGRVGASIAAEIGTMKVTEQIDALESMAINPVRYLAMPRFLGAVAMMPILVIFANAIALGGAFLVANFFLDLTPQVFFGSVERFFETKDIVSGLVKSVAFGGVTALLGCHIGFRTAGGAEGVGKATIRAFVLSSAMILILDYALWTIIF
- a CDS encoding SPASM domain-containing protein; this translates as MTLRTARNLLRCVTARRVWNLLRIFVSFRLSAWTSRSIVWGLPYTLTIEPTNRCNLKCPECPSGNGAMTRPQGLLSMDRFSAIVEEVAGEVFYLQLFFQGEPFINNRLADMLRHAHERRMYTAVSTNAHYLRPEVIGQLLDAGLDRLIVSIDGMTQEVYEEYRVGGSLERALDAVRSVDAERRKRGRACHTELVLQMLVTKQSEAHIPRLKDFARSVHAETELKTMQVYGIDGAERFLPDAAKWRRYDIVNGALRIRGKMHNRCVRLWERSVITWDGTVVPCCFDKDAEYPLGSLDDMSFKEIWQSGPYHDFRHRILRGRRNVEMCRNCTEGLRIYR
- a CDS encoding class I SAM-dependent methyltransferase gives rise to the protein MNEAIITIQKHDAHPSDAQRWGRARERAVLRGRMICDLLSPEVNFSEAVALDAGCGYGGTSIALCERGADVIAVDRDPARLGELSATCPSLEIEHADIASLPYPDKSFHLIILQDVIEHVTDALGVLREMHRVLCDDGLLYMSTPNRDSVLNLVADPHFGLPFAATKKRAELRTLLRAKRPSEAERDDLAELFSLAAFSDALQHSGFSFRFINTRVAKALFEQPDALVWSTWHVRAVAFLRRSGMYRAALGMVNDEPGFFNRRINPTWYLLCRKLPS
- a CDS encoding glycosyltransferase, whose product is MTTLIVLFVCLLLLSSLSFALVSNGWFRALRVMLPSAEAEDVTIIIAAHNERSNIVRVLDAIRAQDYPADRIRVIIADDRSSDGTAEIARAHAGDLRLDILRIDSTPEGLSPKKHALHLAIHAAHTDILLFTDADCRPEPGWIAGLHRVFAAGAEVVVAPAPLEGGKGFTERYSAYEACRTAAFMIAATAHGVPYMASGRNWGYRKSLYTRCDGLPAVGRWLGGDDDLLLQQFAASGARIAACTEANAFVRSDAPGEFSSLVRQKMRHYRVSGAYSGKAALLLGIIVASQVSVFPLAIILTILFLLHGQFMAAALPQIGLLWMLHYNAGFMMPVTRLLGMEARRTSLAGLECFHVVFSALAGIASFFRPQRW
- the gatB gene encoding Asp-tRNA(Asn)/Glu-tRNA(Gln) amidotransferase subunit GatB; the protein is MNTPASAEKGLRIGLEIHARLRTRSKAFCTCANDVTVASNTNVCPVCLGLPGTLPVVNRRMIEVALLAGMALDADVHRSVAFSRKLYSYPDLPKGYQITQFEHPLFTGGVLRFRVAHGAVRELRLWRLHVEEDAAKLTHRDGEAIVDYNRCGIPLLEIVTAPDLKCADDAVAAARELRRILLFLGVCDGKMEAGSFRCDVNVSYGVDTDTGRSEIKNLNSFAAIRDAINWEGHRLANAMRMDPRAARTIHWDEGSASGTIMRTKEREYEYRYAPEPDLPPITITEEMLAHCRDGLCELPLDLETRFRQQYALPPGQAAFLCAEPDAAEYFEETLAAFDAASPERAALTARWMQGELTTKRDAYGGGWQTFALRPAAFADLLLLILHERLSDTAAKRVVHEMLTTGAPAEVAATRLGAMQISDENFVDRCILEGMRQHDTLVTAWRAGRTKVFTALMGEIMRLGEGRLNPRLTAQRLTLYLHAADDTESKDGMRS
- a CDS encoding serine/threonine-protein phosphatase; protein product: MLRLLHTASTFMNLDYRLSRATVGEALHELLEQIDVANEPQWCPPDSMERSRKSLAGPAQYFFYQPHTFPEMDPLLERAHQLQHALLPKHAPRSEHFRVTAVLESFCHLSGDLFGWEDSDDGGMHLWLMDMSGHGLHAGLLAALLSVIMTELRDEKDISRRFSELNRLLCGILQSREDVLYATGVLLDFGPEGVQYVSAAHPALLHRRGDGHITAAPAAGRPLGVFTHSTYQASRLDFRQEDVLLLCTDGIIEAGNADGNEYGLGRLSASFAAARGSAQDIAGQLYQAVASFQDMRLIDDDVTFLVVERQ